The DNA segment ACACACTTTTAATCGACGGTTTGCTGCGAACggtaatgaacaaaaaaacttcaatacaTCTGATTTCCCCCTGTATTGAACGGGGACATCGCAGATTCACAAATGTACTATGCAAACGCAACAGCATTAGCGGGCCTGTGGACTGTGGTCAAACATCCCATTAACATTCCATTGAAGGTTTCTTTGCCCAGAATTAAATGAGCTTTTGCGTACGTTAAGGGGCAAATTAATTCCAATGGTTAATCCACCATCGATAGTAAATAATTGCACATTTAATTGGCAACTTTGCTGCGCTCAGAAGACAACCATTAAGCATTTATTATCAGCATCCAATTCAGTACAGACTCATACGGAGGAGCGCACAGGAGGTGACAGAATTATAATTTACAACAAACGATAACATTAACTTCTATACAGCTCATAAGAATGGTGTCAGTACAGTGGAAGTGTGTTGGCATTGCGCAACCTGAATGTTGGTGGGATTTTTAGGCGTTCAAGTGTTTAACAAACTTGTTTGATAATGCAACCACGATCGCCAAGTGATCGCTCTCAGCGCTTTGAAATACAAAGTTCCCAGTGGCACGAAATGTAAATCACTCATTTAAgatgttcttttttgtgtctcATATAGAAAGTTTACTAGTGCACATGAGAGCTGCATTCGCTATGTGTTTGCGGAAcctttaatatttataataataaaaaatttaaaaataacatttccAGAGGCAGACAGTGGAACAAATAGAACATTCAAAAACATGTAATGAACTTCTGAACTCTTCTCAAGTTGATTATTTCTATAAGTGTCGCCTTTAAATCATGAATTCCCGTCTATCAATCATGAATGAATAGATAGTTTCACTTGCTTGGATTGtaggaaatttaaaaaaaaaacccctctgTGCTGATAAAGGAATTTTCTTAAGAGCACTTAATACCACTCCAATCATTCGTGTCCCTCATTGAGCATAACGCACTCGCACGTAGTACACTATTCCCACTCATGGTTTGTTGGTGCATTCTGCTAGCCCTGATTGTCCGGATCAGATAATGCACTTACGAAAgatcacaaaaacacattctcaACACTATCGCTGCCCTCGGACAGAGACATTCGACTGCTGTTGCAGTATACGCACCTAAAACTGTGTGGGACCAACGGACAACAAATCAGCTAATTATGCTAACTGATTGGAATGCTTTCCCCTGGGCCGATAACGCGTACCAGGATGcggaacataaaaatgtggTCTCTTCACGCCGGAGGGTTCAACAACTCAAGCTCTGATAaccttttacatgtttttgtaCGAACTTAAAAAAGGGTCTCAAGGGAACAAAGTACGTTTCCAAAAATAATGCATCGCACTGATAAGCACTAACCGGTCACGGTGAACGCTTCTTTAACATTGAATTCCCGGGGGTTTGTGACATGCACATTTTGGATTCAACCCCCAAAGGTTGTAGAATGGAAGGAagttcaaaaaataaacaaacaactgtTTCGAATTGCGCATTCGCATTGCCATGGCAGCGCTGCTAGCAGCTGCCCTCGGCCAACTATGTTTAGCATCGATGCAGCTATAGacagtttgtttatttgttgattaCAGTTTAGCTTCGTCGCGGTTCTCGGTGCGCCCGATAGCGCGACGTGTGTGCGGGCCTACTACGGGCGAGCGAGATTTGGCAAACAACCGGAGAACACGATCCGGAACCTAataggcagcaccgaacatgGCTGACCATGGCACCACAGTACTACATAGGTGCCGACAGCTGTATGGTTGAATATTCAATTTCACAGATTCAGTGTTGTTAattttacatacaaaaaaaaagaaaacgaatatgcatacatacacaccggTTCAATAAAACCCGATACCGTCCCGCTCTCGGTTCGGTTGACTAGTGTTACACCCTTTCCTTACCTTTTGCCGCCTGCGCGTCTCGCTCGCTCTGATGTTCGAGTTCCATTCCTTGGTCGGGGTTGGTTTTATCGGCCATGGTACGGGCGCGGTGTTTGCACTTACGCGTTAAATTTGGAAGTTTATTCACTGCTTTTTAAAGCACAATACCATCAGCttgattgcacacacacacacacataaagacACAGGCCACACAGGATCCGATTAGGCCACGAATATCTATCGCAACACAAACAATTTCCCGTGGATAGTTTACACTTGTGCGGTGCAAATGTCTTCCCGTGCCCGATCCGATCCCCGGATGACGCTAGAATGCCACGCCGAGCTGTGCGCACGATCCACCAACGGCCAAGGTCCGCCGACAAATGATGATACCGACGGCTGGAACACCAGCGACAGGCTAAGCGTGTCTTTCTTCCCGGTCGCGTATCGCACCGCAGTTTGCACTCGCTCCATATATTCCTGGTTAGTCCGCTGCCCATCACCCTCGCTCTCCCCGACTGGAGGATGAGGGGGGCGGTGATGACgacgatgttgatgatgatgatggtgatgatagATTTAACAAACCGCTACTGCCatttggcaacaaaaaaaacacaacccgtTGGATGGGTTTGTAAGGGCTACTGCGATGCAGAGTGGTGTGTTGCAGGCAGTGTAGATGCACTTGGTGGAAAGTTGAGCTGCTCTCATCGTCACAGCCGCACCGCAGATGTCTTCTATGCGCGTTTCGCGAAGGGgcattcgttttgtttggtgtttggtcGAGCCGGCGCAAAGACGAGGAAAAACTCATGAAAGGAGTTCGAGACGAAGGACAAGAAATTAATAATTGGTATGCCCACTTGTTGCGTTGCCATGTGTGGTAGATTATCATTGTAAGTTACCGTAAATAATGCAACAATTGTGCGTTGTTTTATGAAGGCGTGTTTGGTACTGTGGAAATTGTATCGACGAGCTGTGGATGGCATTTGCTGTaatcatacacacatataaagAATCTCGTCGATGATGCGTTAAGTTCGCTTagctgattttgttttgctccgaAATTATGTTAACGATCAGGATCATTGCAATTATCACGATCATACGGGATGTTGAACTGAACAAGATATGAgttgttttaaacattatCTAGAAGTAGACTGTACAATGTAAGAACTTTATACACAAAACCCCTGACTGATTGCTGTACGGCATAGGTTTGAATCCTACAACACCACACTGCTGAAAGAACCAAGCGCATCCGGACAATATCTGTGCATAATGCAAAATATGGAATACCAGTATGCTTGACAGACACCAGCACTACCTAAAAATCATCTACGAACAATCGCACATTTTGCCAACTAAATACGATACGAGGGTGCAACCCAGCTCCGTTAATTGATCCTCTGCCCCTTTAATCGTTCTCTTCCTGAGTTGTATTTGCCTCCCCGCACCAGACCTCTCAGAAAACGAACGGAAGCATAAAACATACCACAATGCTGCCATTAATAAACCTAAATCCCTTTCACTACATTAGCCCCCTTTGTGCACAGTTACCGGAAACATGAACTAATTCGCAACAATGTGCCACAAAGTCATGCATAATTTCCCGTTGGAAAATTAGTGTCACTGTGGCCAGAATAGCTCGCGCTGAATAAAGCCCCAATGCACCAAACAATCCCGAAAAAAGAAGGCACCTTATCGCACCGTTTGTTACCAGGCGCTGGtgtaaatttaaacaaaaatcgcCGCCACTACCACGCCATCTGGGAGACAGACACGCACGGTCACAAAAGCAGTCCAACGACCTCACTAATACCCTACATTCCTCTCCATTTCGGTGTTGCGTTCAATCGAAACGGTAATTTGCATTCGTTATCCACCCCCTCCGTCCCTGTCGTCTCCGCGGGCGCGCAAGTTAACCGTGCCGATAAGACGTACGATGTTTAGTGGCTACATTTTGGCAATTTAACTCTATTTAAAAGACTGAGCCGTCCAAAAACCCACACGCCCTGGGGTCGGAGACTTCCCACCCGGAGGAGGTGGAAGATTACTCAATTGAACAGTGGCGGGGGCTACTACACGGGACGAATCGTTGGGATCGGCACCAAACCGGCGTACCGTTGAGTAGCTCTGCCACCGACAGAGGAAATAGATTCGCCCGTAGTTCAAGGTCGTGCCCGTCACGCTGACCTCACGCATGGTGGGCGTTTAAGCCCGCAGTTTCTTTGTCGGTtagtttcatttcattgccaACATGCCATAAACACTTTCTTATTGAAAGAAATCATCCATCTCAACATAACGCCCTTAGTGGCGAACGATCGTTTCACTACACAATGATCACACTGAACATTAATTAAATCAGCAAAAGTAAGGGTACATCACGCATTCCATTCTCCATTTAACgcacatttttgttgtttcagaACGGTGATAAAACGACCCAGTGCGCTCGAAGCTAATAACGATTAATTATGTTTCGTTGCGTTTGGTACAACCGGTTATGTCGATTATTAATTGTCAACTGTCTGTTCCATGTCATCGATAAAATCGCCGCCAGCTAACAATTATGGAGTTAACAAAGTGTATACGAGTTAATTAAACATTTGTagtaatttatttactttgtTTTGCGATCGTTCTTTTCTTTGCGTTTAAtttgagagaaagagagtgtagtgtgttctttgttttacttttcgttTGTGGTTTGGTGTGGGACGTACTTCCAATTAATGTTTAGATTTCGGTTAGTCTGTTTCTCTTTGCACGGTCACCATTCAGAATAATGAATACAATTAACACTTTACTCCTTTGGAGCCTTAGAAACGTGTTCTTTTTTGTAATTTGTCTACAAGAGAGTTAGTATAGGATGGTTTCAAGGTAGTGTTTCCGTAGCCCTGCCagcggtgttgtgtgtgttagtaAAGTGGTTAGGGTTCCGTTTTAATAATTGTTGAATGCTCTAAGTCTTCTAGTAAAATGATAATGTTAGTACGTACTTCACAGAACGTTTGCCTCCGTGTACATTTTGACTGGTTTGGCCGGGAACGGGAAAGTAAATTGCTCCCGCAAATGCATAAAACCCCAATCACTGACATCCAGCGTAAAATGCAAAAGTGTTGAATTATTGATAAAGCCAAACGCTTGATGTCGTCCCGTTTTGTTCACATATTCTACTACTCAAGAGACACTCCTCCCTCGGTCCTAGCCTATTCGTTATTGTACGTTGAAATACGTTAAGAaatgaaacagtttgaaacacTGGAAGCAACAATTGCAGCACAACGCACACATCGACATACAGCACATCAGGTAGCAACGGTACATAGACAAAGCACTGTCCCTTGTGTGACAAATGGAGATGTACGCCTAGCGGTGGCCATCCCacgaacaacaacaccatATAGTTGAGCCAGCGGGCGGCTCCTTTGTTCGCTGCTtcaatatatatgtatgtatgtatgtatatatatgtagACCAGAATACACTATTACAAGGCTCGCCTGTCCTGCCAAtataggttttgtttttctcgttttttgtCGTAGGTTATCACAATGATTACTTCCTTATACCAGCAGCTTCTCGCTTCGCGTCAATTAAATTCCATAAACTCCCCAGCGCACATTCTGTCCACACATTCAATGGCACGATACAATGTAAATATGGTTTTGTTTCCCCCTCCCTTCCGTCGCCGGATTAGCTGGCGGTTGTGGCTGGCGAAGGCGAACCCGTCTCTCGTCTGCAGTTTGGCGATACTATATTCTGTATATGTATATGATTGTATATGTTTTAAAGTATGTATATATGCATATGCGTACGTGTATATTATTattcgatttgttttgtttgtttgttttttttttctagtgtACCTAACGTAGATCAATTTATTGTTAGTTAGTTATACCCTGCCCACACGTTTACCTTGCCCATTTCAATGGTTTGAAGTGTAAACGATACCATAATTGAACTATACGCGCCTTTAACTATACGCCTATGACTTTGAAATCAATCCACACTACAACACACCATTCACTATTATGTGCAGTTTGCAATAAACACGTTAAATAGGCTTTCCACTTCAATTCATCATTTATGCTAAACGCTTGTACAATTAAACCTAACGCGTTTCAAACGAGATACTTAACATTCAAGACAGTTTCTTTATAATACTACGCAACCAATCGCATGGTGAAATAGTtgttaaaaatatgttaaaagtAGTTAAAAGCACAAAAGGTATtgtttaaaaacacaaaacagaatAAGAACGATAAACAAACACGACACCTCGTACAAAAGCATAGTACAACCGCACTTTATAAAAGTGTACCGGTTCATTCTCTTTGCTACACCAGCTATTTCCGTCGCAGTGGTTTAGCATTGAAACGAATCGAACCAACCATTTTCCACACATACTTGTATAAGTTACACTCATCTATCGTCTGCTATAACCGTGTCGTACTGGAACGCTGCAACCATGCAACCTGGCCCTAATTGCTAGCACTGTTGTTCTCTGGCACACATGTCACTCTGGCACTGGTTgacaaataaaattatcaaaatcttatcgtttgaaaaaaaaaaacaaaacgtaacaGGTTAAACACTAAATAGGAATAGCGCGAGAACATATCGAATAAGTGACAAACTCTCTACAATCAAACACCATCCACTCGCTCATCGGCAATGGTGGTGCTGCACAGTCCGCCGTTTTGCGAACACACGGCGTACCTCGAGAAACCCTTATTAGGAATGATTCATCTTATCCATTCGCCTTCGCGCCAGATCAGACATTCCGACCGGTCCCAGATTGGCAGCCTGGGGCGATGATATCGCACGGAATGTTGCATGGACCGCCCCCTTGATGGCTTCGGTATTTACGCACGCCGGCTTTGTGTCCTGCGGTTCCACGACCATCGGCCGTTCGCTGGTAGCATGTTGTGTCCCTACCGTATTGTACATTAGTCGCGGACCGCTTCGCGATAGCCACGGATGTCGCAGGATTTGAGCGGCCGTCGGACGCCTCGAAGGTACGATGTGTAGCATCTGGCGCAGCAGATCCTTCACTTCATCCGATATCGTGGGCCATTTCTAAAACGCAAACACGGTTAAATTACCACCAACCAGCGCTTAATATGCTTGTAAGTTACTTACGCCCGTTTCTAAATCGACCTTGCCGGAACCAATTCGCGCTAGAATCATATCTGGCGAATCGTTCGGAGTGCTAGCAAACGGTGTCTTTCCATCGAGCATAATGTAGAGCAGCACGCCCAGCGACCAGATATCGCACGCCAGATCGTAGCCCTGTTTCTTCAGCACTTCCGGTGCGACGAAGTTGGCCGTGTAGCACGGGGTCATCAGCAGCCCATTGTCGGCTCGGAGTTGCTTGGCAAAGCCGAGATCGCACAGCTTCAACGATTCGGGCGTATGGTTGACCGAGGCGTACAGCAAATTCGATGGCTTTAGATCCCGGTGCACGACACCGTGCTCGTGCAGGTAGGCGACCGCCGACACGACCGTCCGCAACACGGCACTGGCTTCCTGCTCGGCCATAAAATGGATCGCCAGAATGCGGTCCAACAGTTCGCCACCCTTCAGCAGCTCCATCACCAGGTACACGTAGCTCGCATCCTCGTGCACACCGTACAGCGTCACAATGTTGGGATGATTGCCGTACCGAAGCAAAATCTCGACCTCCTCGCGACAATCGTGATAAGATTTGTCAATTATCTGTCGTTAGGAAAGCAAAATATTTGGAGCATTACAACACGAACCTTGCGTCCTATCTGTTACCTCCGTAACGTATTTTGATTACTGAATTACCTTAACTGCGTAATGCTTCTTCGTTGTGCGATGTTCACACATCCGGCAGATTGAGAACGTTCCGCGGCCAAGTTCCTCCATCAAGTTGTACTCGTCACCGAACGCGACAGGCTTGACGCCCGGTATTTCGTTCGAGAATGGTGACCGAGATGCGGGCTGCTGTTGCATCACCATGTTGCTTCCGTTGGCAAAGTTTGGCTGCTCGTCCAGCAGGCCCGGTGCGATAAAGCTAAAGCCACGGAAGATCTCATGAGCACTCGCACTGACGGGGCCACCGGGCGAGTCTCTGCGAAAGtaaaaggaaacacacacatcattaATGACAGTGATCGTCCCGAACGCATCGTGCTTTCACACATACTTTGGTGATTTGTTCGTGTATTCCGAGTCAAAGTAGAACGCATCGTCCCTCGAAACGGCAGGAATGAACGGTGGCCTAACCTCCTTGCGTTCGAACGCATCCCAATCGACGTTGGCGAAAAATTCGTGCCGCTTGATGTCCTCAATGCCGTTCGGGCCCGCCCCGAGTCGATTCTGGGGATTGCGTTTGAACAGGGCGCGCAGCAAACTCTGCGCCTCGGGACTTAAGTTTTCCGGCATGCCGAGCTTTGTTTTGAGGATCTGGTTCATTGTGTCATTTCGATTGCTACCGTGGAATGGTAGATTGCCCGTCAGCATTTCAAACTGTTTGCGAGTAAAGAAGATGTAAGACGGTATATATAGCTATGGTTTAATCTTTAAATTATCCTACACCTTACCATTAGCACGCCGAAGGACCACCAGTCCGCTGCAAAAGTGTGTCCCTTCCGGTTGACAACTTCCGGCGCCATGTACTCCACCGTGCCGCAGAAGCTGTACGTTTTCGATCCATCCAGTGGTTGCTTCGAGAGCCCAAAATCCGTTAAAGCTATATGGCCGTCCTGGTGTGTAAAATGTGGCATTAAAATAGATCCGCTGTCATTTCGTGATCGCCCGTGCACACCACCCTACCTGATCCAGAAGAATGTTTTCCGGTTTTAGATCGCGATAGATGATGCCGATGCTGTGCAGATGGTTCAGCGCCAGGGCCAGCTCGGCCAGGTAAAACTTGACGTCTTCCTCGGTAAACATCACCTCCTTGCTCAAGCGCGTAAACAGGTCACCGCCACGCAAGAAGTCCAGTATAAGGTACAGCTTGCCGGGCGTCTGGAAGGCATAGTGCAGCTTAACGATAAATGCGTGGCCCACATCTGCCAGGATGTTCCGCTCGTTCGTACTCCTCACACGGTCCTTCACCTTCAGCGTTGCCTTCTTTAGTACCTGCAAATACGCAACCGATTGAGGTGAGATGTTTTGTCTTTGCCAACTACGCTAAGCAGCAAGCAGCCGAACCACCACCTACTTTCATCGCATACAGCGTCCCCGCATCGATGCCGACAATCTTCCGCACCAGAAACACCTTGCCGAACGAGCCTTCGCCGAGCACCTTCAGCAGCTCGAACTGTGACGGATCGGCCTTTTCGTGCCCCTCCCGTATAATGTCCTTAATGTCGATCTCATGCTCGTCCCCACCGTTCCCTCCCGCCCCTGCGTTGGGGTACGTGGCGTCGCCTCTCAGCTGTGACAGGTCACCTCCACCTCCGGTTACATCCAGATCCATTGCTTCCTCGGCACCAACAACCAAACCGGGTTCGGGCGAATCGCCACGATGGTAGCGATAAGTGCCACTATCAGCTACAACAGCTCCATCTAGCAGCGGCTCGTGCTGGCCAGCGGCTGTGTGCGCCGGAGCATAGGTAACCATTCCCGCGGGAGGCACTGGGTGCTGCCGGCTGTACTGGTGCGGTTGAGGGTGgggttgatgttgatgatgatgttgatggggAAGGTATTGATGCTGTGCGGGCTGCTCCTGATGAAGCTGAGCATGGCGGTGGTCATGGGTaagatgttgctgctgctggacatCATAGCTATCGTCGATGACCATCTCTACATTGTCCTGCGATGCGGACTGCAAAAGAACATagaacaaatgaaaataaatgtcaCGATGTAACGACGGTAAAAAAAGGGCGGATGATTAATTGAACTCATGCAAGATGCTAACATGACTGTACAACAATTAGATCAAAGAAAATGGAACAATACAGTTTGATACATACGCTCTACTCTACTAACAGTACATTACAATAGGATccgaaaataagaaaaatatgcaaacaaaTAGGTATAATGCAACATGTATACATACATtcgtttttaaaattttgtgtaGCACATTGAAACTAAAGTTCCTCTGTGtttgcaaaaccaaacaaaaaaacattcaaaaacacTGCTCAATTTTTCAAGAATTATTGATTTCACTCCCACTCACTGTTTTTTGTTACTATTTTGTTCGGCGAATTTGCGGCCGGTcaacaaaacatcaaagcAATTTTGCGCGCACCATTTTCGCCTGAATACAGGCACAACAGCGAACAAACAAAGTGTTTCTCTTTTTCCGTTTAGTAACATCGTGCTTGTGGTTCAAGCTTTGCTTTCATTTAACGCGTGCACAATTACGTTCAACGATGGCTACACAGAGCATCGCTAATCGGCATCGACGCTTCAAAACGTGAGTTCGCTTCCTCGAGGGTATGTATAGCCAttcctttttgctgcttttcgtTACTCATCGGCCTCACCTAGTACGGTTTCGTAAACcactaggcgtctccattgcaCTTTGGAAAAACATGTACCCACACCACTACGCGCCACGGCCGGAATGAAAGCGTGCCGAGTctcaaaaatattacaaatatAATTCCACCAACTTTCGGAAAGTGTGGGATAATATTCCTAAAATTAGGGACCAAATGATGGGGGCGTTTCGTTCGTTCATGTGACCTACTTACATACCGCAGTGGTATTGCTTTTATCGTAACGCAAAACGGCGCTTGTAATGTTGTAAAAAACATGGGCTTTCTTTATAATTCAGTAGAGTTTTAGAATTAACCAAAATATAGTATTTAAAAAGCGGCTTTAAAACGTGAGAAAACTACACAAATGTCACTGTTGTTGATATTATAAGATTACAAACATCTAAAATTGGACTGGTTTAACGACTTAACTGTCTAGCAGCACTGAACCTAAACAATATGCCAAGAAACTGATAAATCAACGTAATTTGATAATCAACGAGcatcaccaccacaaccaTTTGCGGCCTTTTCACCAGCCACGCCTATCAACGGTTCACACAGCCATGCAACGATAACAACAGGTGCGCTTCACCCCAGCGTTTGGCGCTGTGCCgaataggggggggggggggggagagactTTTATCCCGATTTATTTTTCTGCGTGCACTTTCACCTCCGATGTTTGAACAATCGGTATAATTCCGTTCCAACTGATCAATAGATTGTggatatttttcattcccCATCAAACCCCATCAGACGTGATTTTCTTTCACGATAACGCTCCTCTTTCTCGTCAGATGTGTCTCTGCATTCGTAcacatttcttttattttgtccGTCCCTTGTTCGAGTATTTTCATGTTAAATCCGCTTAAAACGGCGGCCCACGCCCGTCAAAAGGCGTAAAAATCAGCCACAAATCGTATTACTGAATAATGCACACAGAAAGGAAGGTTTGGAAACACCAACCCTCCCTGAGTACAGAGTTCGATGAAGCGCGAAAGGATTGCGGCCCACTTGACTTGAATTGGGAGCGAAAGCGGAAATCTTTCTTTTACTAAACCATTTCCTATCGTAACGCACGTATTTTTATCAATCTTGACGGGGTAAGGTTGCTCAATCCTATTAGTAGCATAAATCTTATTGTACGAAAATAAAACTGCTTTTTGTctatttaataaataatacaaaggCTTCATAAACTCCATACATTTGGTAAAGTTTGGAGTAATAACACTTCTTTAATACACTTTTTTACTTCGTCTTGGCAATTCTAAACGCCAGATTCATCAAAAAAGCGATGAAAACctcgttttgcttttcataaaaaagggaataaCATAAACTTTCATTCGCACTCCGGAAGAAAGGTTATATTTCACAAcgtatcattgtgaagcagaAGTAGAGCGCCAACCCAAAGAAGTTATGAAAAGAAATTctgatttaaatttcaatttctctTTCctaacacagaaaaaagacaCCCAGACTGCCTTTTTCCGAGCCTGTCTAAGCATAGTATGTAGCTAGGAGAGCTTCTTTAGAGAAAAGATACACTCCATCTGCTTCGAAATACGAtacaaattgaataaaaagttTCAAACAAATTACTCAATCATTGTGCTATTCGACCGTAGATGCaagatattttatttaatcgtATTTGTACAGTTTAATACGACGGGCGTCGCCGTTTCAGCTTAAGGTCCATGCGTTTCCGAACCACCGACAAACACTGCACACTGTCCTGGAAACTTCGTGATAGCATTACTCCATTTTAGTAGAAAACTTGTGCAAAAgcacagaaacaaacaactgACTGCCGAAACCCATGAAAGCATGATATGTCCgatggtctgtgtgtgtatcttcCAATTAGGGTAGAGTATTGTTATAACGCGCCATATGGCTACAGGCTTGCACGCAACACGCATTACGGTTCGACGATTATCGAACTGTTCAAACTTGGCGTGGGCATGCAAAGGACATGCTTCAATAAGTGAGTGTACCATGTGGAtgtggatgctgctgctgctgttgctgctcacGAATCGTTTTctaacgagaaaaaaaagaacaaaagaacatgAACATATCATGGTGCACAGCGTTGGATGGTCGAGCAATGGCAAAGCTCCACTCCCGGTAGAacgtatttatttttcaaaccactGCACTAAATAAACG comes from the Anopheles coluzzii chromosome 2, AcolN3, whole genome shotgun sequence genome and includes:
- the LOC120953657 gene encoding ribosomal protein S6 kinase 2 beta-like isoform X1 — translated: MERESPNQYRRYRAHGVSNSISGLRIVSSASQDNVEMVIDDSYDVQQQQHLTHDHRHAQLHQEQPAQHQYLPHQHHHQHQPHPQPHQYSRQHPVPPAGMVTYAPAHTAAGQHEPLLDGAVVADSGTYRYHRGDSPEPGLVVGAEEAMDLDVTGGGGDLSQLRGDATYPNAGAGGNGGDEHEIDIKDIIREGHEKADPSQFELLKVLGEGSFGKVFLVRKIVGIDAGTLYAMKVLKKATLKVKDRVRSTNERNILADVGHAFIVKLHYAFQTPGKLYLILDFLRGGDLFTRLSKEVMFTEEDVKFYLAELALALNHLHSIGIIYRDLKPENILLDQDGHIALTDFGLSKQPLDGSKTYSFCGTVEYMAPEVVNRKGHTFAADWWSFGVLMFEMLTGNLPFHGSNRNDTMNQILKTKLGMPENLSPEAQSLLRALFKRNPQNRLGAGPNGIEDIKRHEFFANVDWDAFERKEVRPPFIPAVSRDDAFYFDSEYTNKSPKDSPGGPVSASAHEIFRGFSFIAPGLLDEQPNFANGSNMVMQQQPASRSPFSNEIPGVKPVAFGDEYNLMEELGRGTFSICRMCEHRTTKKHYAVKIIDKSYHDCREEVEILLRYGNHPNIVTLYGVHEDASYVYLVMELLKGGELLDRILAIHFMAEQEASAVLRTVVSAVAYLHEHGVVHRDLKPSNLLYASVNHTPESLKLCDLGFAKQLRADNGLLMTPCYTANFVAPEVLKKQGYDLACDIWSLGVLLYIMLDGKTPFASTPNDSPDMILARIGSGKVDLETGKWPTISDEVKDLLRQMLHIVPSRRPTAAQILRHPWLSRSGPRLMYNTVGTQHATSERPMVVEPQDTKPACVNTEAIKGAVHATFRAISSPQAANLGPVGMSDLARRRMDKMNHS
- the LOC120953657 gene encoding ribosomal protein S6 kinase 2 beta-like isoform X3, giving the protein MQFNNYVLLDAIDSASQDNVEMVIDDSYDVQQQQHLTHDHRHAQLHQEQPAQHQYLPHQHHHQHQPHPQPHQYSRQHPVPPAGMVTYAPAHTAAGQHEPLLDGAVVADSGTYRYHRGDSPEPGLVVGAEEAMDLDVTGGGGDLSQLRGDATYPNAGAGGNGGDEHEIDIKDIIREGHEKADPSQFELLKVLGEGSFGKVFLVRKIVGIDAGTLYAMKVLKKATLKVKDRVRSTNERNILADVGHAFIVKLHYAFQTPGKLYLILDFLRGGDLFTRLSKEVMFTEEDVKFYLAELALALNHLHSIGIIYRDLKPENILLDQDGHIALTDFGLSKQPLDGSKTYSFCGTVEYMAPEVVNRKGHTFAADWWSFGVLMFEMLTGNLPFHGSNRNDTMNQILKTKLGMPENLSPEAQSLLRALFKRNPQNRLGAGPNGIEDIKRHEFFANVDWDAFERKEVRPPFIPAVSRDDAFYFDSEYTNKSPKDSPGGPVSASAHEIFRGFSFIAPGLLDEQPNFANGSNMVMQQQPASRSPFSNEIPGVKPVAFGDEYNLMEELGRGTFSICRMCEHRTTKKHYAVKIIDKSYHDCREEVEILLRYGNHPNIVTLYGVHEDASYVYLVMELLKGGELLDRILAIHFMAEQEASAVLRTVVSAVAYLHEHGVVHRDLKPSNLLYASVNHTPESLKLCDLGFAKQLRADNGLLMTPCYTANFVAPEVLKKQGYDLACDIWSLGVLLYIMLDGKTPFASTPNDSPDMILARIGSGKVDLETGKWPTISDEVKDLLRQMLHIVPSRRPTAAQILRHPWLSRSGPRLMYNTVGTQHATSERPMVVEPQDTKPACVNTEAIKGAVHATFRAISSPQAANLGPVGMSDLARRRMDKMNHS
- the LOC120953657 gene encoding ribosomal protein S6 kinase 2 beta-like isoform X2 — translated: MPLANSIDPWREKVPISIVGIESASQDNVEMVIDDSYDVQQQQHLTHDHRHAQLHQEQPAQHQYLPHQHHHQHQPHPQPHQYSRQHPVPPAGMVTYAPAHTAAGQHEPLLDGAVVADSGTYRYHRGDSPEPGLVVGAEEAMDLDVTGGGGDLSQLRGDATYPNAGAGGNGGDEHEIDIKDIIREGHEKADPSQFELLKVLGEGSFGKVFLVRKIVGIDAGTLYAMKVLKKATLKVKDRVRSTNERNILADVGHAFIVKLHYAFQTPGKLYLILDFLRGGDLFTRLSKEVMFTEEDVKFYLAELALALNHLHSIGIIYRDLKPENILLDQDGHIALTDFGLSKQPLDGSKTYSFCGTVEYMAPEVVNRKGHTFAADWWSFGVLMFEMLTGNLPFHGSNRNDTMNQILKTKLGMPENLSPEAQSLLRALFKRNPQNRLGAGPNGIEDIKRHEFFANVDWDAFERKEVRPPFIPAVSRDDAFYFDSEYTNKSPKDSPGGPVSASAHEIFRGFSFIAPGLLDEQPNFANGSNMVMQQQPASRSPFSNEIPGVKPVAFGDEYNLMEELGRGTFSICRMCEHRTTKKHYAVKIIDKSYHDCREEVEILLRYGNHPNIVTLYGVHEDASYVYLVMELLKGGELLDRILAIHFMAEQEASAVLRTVVSAVAYLHEHGVVHRDLKPSNLLYASVNHTPESLKLCDLGFAKQLRADNGLLMTPCYTANFVAPEVLKKQGYDLACDIWSLGVLLYIMLDGKTPFASTPNDSPDMILARIGSGKVDLETGKWPTISDEVKDLLRQMLHIVPSRRPTAAQILRHPWLSRSGPRLMYNTVGTQHATSERPMVVEPQDTKPACVNTEAIKGAVHATFRAISSPQAANLGPVGMSDLARRRMDKMNHS